In bacterium, one DNA window encodes the following:
- a CDS encoding ankyrin repeat domain-containing protein: VQEGAMYHEDVANIFAGLDIDIDATDEFGQTVVHMAALMGRDEMLRALVAKGANINARDRWGNTPLHKAAFRGFASTVELLLHAGAAAGAKNDEGRTPADEARRNRKADVAETIDKRA; encoded by the coding sequence GTGCAGGAAGGTGCGATGTATCACGAGGACGTCGCGAATATTTTCGCCGGGCTGGATATTGACATCGACGCCACCGACGAGTTCGGCCAGACCGTCGTGCACATGGCCGCGCTGATGGGGCGCGACGAAATGCTGCGCGCGCTTGTCGCCAAGGGCGCGAACATCAACGCGCGCGACCGATGGGGCAACACGCCCTTGCACAAGGCCGCGTTTCGCGGATTCGCATCGACGGTCGAGCTGCTCCTTCACGCGGGCGCGGCGGCCGGCGCGAAAAACGACGAAGGCCGCACGCCGGCCGACGAGGCGCGCCGCAACCGCAAGGCCGATGTCGCCGAGACGATCGACAAGCGCGCGTAG